A DNA window from Paenibacillus andongensis contains the following coding sequences:
- a CDS encoding DUF1003 domain-containing protein codes for MENENTKDLKEYAGRIQRLVDNFQSNIHEHLNEDYIKSTKWSDKLADNVASFVGSWKFINIFMVFLAVWVILNSLAITKVIHFDEPPFILLNLLLSFLAGFQAPIIMMSQNRQSARDKQEAIIDFAINYKAEQEIVDIQGHLHRLEADFAEFRNDVKEELTEIKKLLRGE; via the coding sequence ATGGAAAATGAAAACACAAAAGATTTAAAAGAGTATGCAGGTAGAATTCAACGATTAGTTGATAATTTTCAAAGCAATATACATGAACATTTAAACGAGGATTATATAAAATCAACAAAATGGTCAGATAAACTCGCCGATAATGTCGCTAGTTTTGTCGGAAGTTGGAAATTCATTAATATTTTCATGGTATTTTTGGCTGTATGGGTTATCTTAAACTCTCTGGCGATCACTAAGGTAATTCATTTTGATGAACCGCCTTTTATTTTGTTAAATCTTCTATTGTCTTTTCTTGCTGGATTCCAAGCGCCAATTATCATGATGAGTCAGAATAGACAGTCAGCAAGAGATAAGCAAGAGGCTATTATTGATTTTGCGATTAATTATAAAGCTGAACAGGAAATAGTTGATATACAAGGACATTTACATAGACTTGAGGCAGATTTTGCTGAGTTTAGGAATGATGTGAAAGAAGAACTTACTGAGATTAAAAAACTTTTAAGGGGAGAATGA
- a CDS encoding amino acid ABC transporter permease, whose protein sequence is MDFRFDIIIEYIPLLLKGTLWTIGISILSILFGSVLGLAVGLGKMSHRGYLRWPTSIYVNFFRGTPLLVQILLVHFGVVPLFLGTTNAIVASIVALSLNSAGYMAEIFRAGIQSIDKGQTEAAHSLGLTHYQTMKSVILPQAIKRMIPPFGNEFIVLIKDSSLFAVIAAPELMYWSNAMRSQYFKVWEPYLTAALIYFILTYSLSKLLAYLERKV, encoded by the coding sequence ATGGATTTTCGTTTTGACATCATTATTGAATATATACCTTTATTACTGAAGGGTACGCTTTGGACCATTGGCATATCCATTCTTTCCATTCTCTTCGGTTCGGTTTTAGGGTTGGCTGTTGGGTTAGGTAAAATGTCTCACCGTGGCTATCTAAGATGGCCGACTAGTATTTATGTAAACTTCTTCCGCGGTACACCGCTGCTCGTTCAAATATTGCTCGTCCACTTTGGTGTTGTTCCACTATTCTTAGGAACGACTAATGCGATTGTCGCATCAATCGTTGCCTTATCTCTGAATTCAGCAGGCTACATGGCCGAGATTTTCAGAGCTGGTATTCAATCCATCGATAAAGGCCAAACAGAAGCCGCGCATTCGCTAGGATTGACCCATTACCAAACCATGAAATCGGTGATTTTGCCTCAGGCGATTAAACGTATGATTCCTCCATTTGGGAACGAATTTATCGTGTTAATTAAGGACTCCTCTCTGTTCGCTGTCATTGCTGCACCAGAATTGATGTATTGGTCCAATGCGATGCGCAGCCAATATTTTAAAGTGTGGGAACCTTATTTGACAGCAGCTCTTATTTATTTCATTCTCACTTACTCTCTAAGCAAGCTGCTTGCTTATCTGGAAAGGAAAGTGTAG
- a CDS encoding basic amino acid ABC transporter substrate-binding protein, with translation MLKKLMFFLLAVVVVVALAGCGSKGTGGTKYKFATDAAYAPMEYMDKDKMTGFDIDFLAEVMKEAGLSYEVTNTGWDTMLTSVKQGKEFQAGISSVSITDERKQTYDYSIPYFESTNMILVKEGSPIKSAADLKDKKVAVQISTTADTLMSKIMGEKNPSLKRLDNNTLALMELENNGVDAVVADIAIVREYVKNNPNKKFTTISDPKNFDSEYYGILLPKGSELKAKLDPAIKKVIENGAYAKVYKKWFGQEPDTKKLLEQK, from the coding sequence ATTTTGAAAAAATTAATGTTTTTTTTACTAGCTGTAGTTGTAGTTGTTGCTCTAGCAGGTTGCGGTTCTAAAGGGACTGGTGGCACGAAGTACAAATTTGCTACTGATGCTGCCTATGCACCAATGGAGTATATGGATAAAGATAAGATGACAGGCTTTGATATCGATTTTCTTGCAGAAGTGATGAAGGAAGCAGGTCTTTCCTACGAAGTCACGAACACAGGCTGGGATACAATGCTAACAAGTGTGAAGCAAGGTAAAGAGTTTCAAGCCGGAATTTCCAGTGTCTCAATTACAGATGAGCGTAAACAAACCTATGATTACTCCATCCCTTACTTCGAATCGACGAACATGATTCTTGTTAAAGAAGGCAGCCCGATCAAAAGCGCGGCAGACTTGAAAGACAAGAAAGTAGCTGTTCAAATTTCTACAACAGCGGATACGCTGATGAGCAAGATTATGGGTGAGAAGAACCCATCCTTGAAACGTCTGGATAATAACACATTAGCTTTAATGGAGCTTGAGAATAACGGTGTTGACGCGGTTGTTGCTGATATTGCTATTGTTCGTGAATATGTGAAAAATAATCCGAACAAGAAGTTCACAACGATTTCTGATCCGAAAAACTTTGATTCCGAGTATTACGGTATTCTACTTCCCAAAGGCAGCGAGCTTAAAGCGAAGCTAGACCCGGCGATCAAAAAAGTTATTGAGAACGGTGCTTACGCTAAAGTGTACAAAAAATGGTTCGGTCAAGAGCCTGATACAAAGAAATTACTTGAACAAAAATAA
- a CDS encoding efflux RND transporter periplasmic adaptor subunit: MKVNRFACQLVLITSAVILLAGCSLLPKEEEALKPPLVKPVKENFDLYEVKRGTITKKVSVVGTFKSSKTTNYYFKESGHRLAGLRVKLGDTVKKGDVLAELEKGDLETRIALQKLNLEKAQIASVQTRQVDPDQVLANRLKAIDVEAAQLQLAALQAELDKTRLTADSEGVVTYLTDAQQGNVVDAFSTLAVVADPTKLQLSYESSDTGALSGIEVGMDVEVKIGSSGNKIQGKVLRTPSSAPATDNKAQAERNAKTIIVGVPDGTDGAVIGTSGDITIVVEKRENVIVIPRTGLRSYLGRDYVQVLIGESRKEIDVEKGLVTPTEVEIRTGLKEGQNVILNN; this comes from the coding sequence ATGAAGGTTAATAGATTCGCTTGTCAGCTAGTTCTAATAACAAGTGCTGTGATTTTACTAGCAGGATGCTCGCTGCTGCCCAAAGAAGAGGAAGCGCTTAAACCGCCTTTAGTCAAACCCGTGAAAGAAAATTTCGATCTTTATGAAGTGAAGAGAGGCACAATAACGAAGAAAGTCAGCGTTGTTGGAACCTTTAAGTCTAGTAAAACGACTAACTATTATTTTAAAGAGTCCGGGCATCGGTTAGCTGGACTGCGTGTTAAACTAGGCGATACCGTTAAGAAGGGGGATGTGCTTGCTGAACTGGAAAAGGGCGACTTAGAAACTCGGATTGCGCTTCAAAAACTGAATCTGGAGAAAGCCCAGATTGCTAGTGTGCAAACGAGGCAGGTTGACCCCGATCAAGTGCTAGCCAATCGTTTGAAGGCTATAGATGTTGAAGCCGCGCAGCTTCAATTGGCAGCCCTCCAAGCTGAACTGGACAAGACGAGGTTGACGGCCGATTCCGAGGGAGTAGTAACTTATTTAACCGATGCACAACAGGGCAATGTCGTGGATGCCTTCAGTACGCTTGCAGTCGTAGCTGATCCTACTAAGCTTCAGCTATCTTACGAATCTTCAGATACGGGTGCTCTTTCCGGTATTGAAGTTGGCATGGATGTTGAAGTGAAGATTGGTTCCTCTGGAAATAAGATACAAGGCAAAGTACTGAGAACGCCCTCAAGTGCACCAGCAACAGACAACAAAGCACAAGCCGAAAGAAATGCAAAAACGATTATCGTCGGGGTTCCCGATGGAACTGACGGAGCAGTTATCGGTACATCCGGAGACATAACGATCGTCGTTGAGAAGAGAGAAAATGTCATTGTCATACCGAGAACTGGTCTTCGGAGTTACCTAGGCAGGGATTACGTTCAAGTGTTGATTGGCGAAAGTCGGAAGGAAATCGATGTTGAGAAAGGGCTTGTAACACCGACAGAAGTGGAAATCCGAACCGGACTAAAGGAAGGTCAGAATGTTATTTTAAATAACTAG
- a CDS encoding putative bifunctional diguanylate cyclase/phosphodiesterase has translation MKNRLYIGGYLLVAIFVSFYVKPYAAWICLLASLVLLIVLLRKGGSKESLKKEMPRDHTYLNVLDSLFEHNPNAIGIFDQEGRFIRINLAAETILGYSVSELLNQPFISFVTQEQLERTSSQLEQVRSGTPVTFETAVIHKSGYRVDLNVTAVPVDLQPNSKGNILICQDITERKRGDEQVRYMAYYDDMTGLPNRRMFRDNLNERLSISRSIGQKVAVFYLDIDRFKLVNDSFGYDYGNMLLLQLAERFTRVVTDNDYLARTEGDEFAFFYTNVADSNDVIAVIAEINRVLEKPFLLEQYELHITASIGVAISSDDADDADLLMKYADIALARAKEKGRNDFQIFNTDMKSVSINRLKLESELRRAIVGDEFVLYYQPQVDIETGRIVGVEALIRWDHPEKGLISPNYFIPFAEESGLIVPIGEWVLRAACKQNKAWQNQGYPMMPISVNLSMRQFFQHNLKGKIRHVLEQTGLDPQYLELEITESMTMDVDHAIQSLLELKELGVNVSIDDFGTGYSSLYYLKKFPIDKLKIDRSFVRDIMVDPNDAAIVATIIAMTHHLNLKVIAEGVETEDQLHFLHQNRCNEVQGYWFSPPVSADELEKMLRSGIPNASAAASVHAK, from the coding sequence GTGAAAAACCGGCTCTATATTGGCGGATATCTGTTAGTCGCCATATTCGTAAGCTTTTACGTAAAGCCGTATGCTGCATGGATTTGTTTGCTTGCCTCACTCGTGCTGCTAATTGTGCTGCTTAGAAAGGGTGGAAGTAAAGAATCCTTGAAAAAGGAAATGCCGCGGGATCATACGTATTTAAACGTGCTTGATTCCTTATTCGAGCATAATCCGAATGCGATTGGTATTTTTGATCAAGAGGGTAGATTTATTCGGATTAATTTAGCGGCAGAAACCATCCTAGGCTACTCCGTATCGGAGTTGCTAAATCAACCGTTTATCAGTTTTGTTACACAAGAGCAGCTGGAGCGGACAAGCAGCCAGCTTGAACAAGTGAGAAGCGGGACTCCTGTCACCTTTGAAACAGCTGTCATACATAAAAGCGGCTATCGGGTGGATTTGAACGTGACGGCTGTTCCAGTTGATTTGCAGCCTAATTCCAAAGGGAATATTCTCATTTGCCAGGATATCACTGAGCGGAAGCGCGGCGATGAGCAAGTTCGCTATATGGCTTATTATGATGATATGACAGGGCTGCCGAACAGGCGCATGTTCAGAGATAACTTGAATGAACGGCTAAGTATTTCCAGATCTATTGGACAAAAGGTAGCAGTCTTCTACTTAGATATTGATCGCTTCAAGCTGGTCAATGACAGCTTCGGATATGATTATGGAAATATGCTGCTGCTGCAGCTCGCGGAGCGTTTCACGCGAGTTGTAACGGACAATGATTATCTGGCTCGTACGGAAGGCGATGAATTTGCCTTTTTCTATACGAATGTAGCCGATTCGAATGACGTAATTGCGGTTATAGCAGAGATTAATCGTGTCCTCGAAAAACCGTTTCTTTTAGAACAATATGAACTACATATTACAGCTAGCATCGGCGTTGCGATATCCTCGGATGACGCCGACGATGCAGATTTACTTATGAAATATGCCGACATTGCCTTAGCCAGAGCCAAAGAGAAGGGGCGCAACGACTTTCAGATCTTCAATACGGATATGAAGTCAGTTTCAATAAACCGGCTCAAGCTGGAGAGTGAGCTTCGCAGGGCGATTGTCGGGGATGAGTTCGTCTTATACTATCAACCACAGGTTGACATTGAGACAGGGCGTATTGTTGGTGTTGAAGCTTTGATCCGCTGGGATCATCCGGAGAAAGGCCTTATTTCTCCAAACTATTTCATTCCTTTTGCTGAGGAATCCGGATTGATCGTACCGATCGGTGAATGGGTACTGCGAGCTGCATGTAAGCAAAATAAAGCATGGCAGAACCAAGGGTATCCGATGATGCCGATATCTGTGAATCTGTCGATGCGGCAATTTTTTCAACACAATCTCAAAGGCAAGATCAGACATGTTTTAGAACAAACAGGACTTGATCCGCAGTATTTGGAACTTGAAATCACCGAAAGCATGACGATGGATGTTGATCATGCCATTCAGTCCTTGCTTGAGCTTAAAGAATTAGGTGTGAATGTAAGCATTGATGATTTTGGGACAGGCTACAGTTCCCTGTACTACTTAAAGAAATTTCCGATTGATAAGCTGAAAATCGATCGTTCCTTTGTTCGAGATATCATGGTGGATCCGAATGACGCGGCCATCGTGGCCACGATTATTGCGATGACGCACCATCTGAACTTGAAGGTCATTGCTGAAGGTGTCGAAACCGAAGATCAACTGCATTTCCTGCATCAGAATCGCTGTAATGAGGTGCAGGGCTACTGGTTTAGTCCACCCGTAAGTGCGGATGAACTAGAGAAAATGCTAAGATCGGGCATCCCCAACGCTTCAGCTGCTGCGTCTGTCCATGCGAAATAA
- a CDS encoding ABC transporter permease — protein sequence MALFLMILRKMVKNRWLELSLLAGLIISVALASSMPIYTHAILQRMLIKDLEVLQTNTQQYPGHAYNSAYLMGESGDRLLAETDAYMAEQSQQFGLPILLSTKTRSTVNFELKPSDPSKVDPKVNRSAELTAMSELEKHIRIVDGVMPSTEPVDGVYEAWVFPELLTQLKIVLGNELTIVDKDLKQNIRIKPVAVIDRTDYADLYWTNNMGDLRSRFFIPFALFEKDFTKNKMFPNTFSYWDYILDYHQLKLEGLEAYTSTHERLSSYLSNHFNTFTVKNPAITTLKLYGEKEKKLRIMLWSLNVPISILLAFYLFMVANLITERQKTEIAVLRSRGASRTQILLGYVLEGIFLGGVALLVGPLIGLQLTKILGASNGFLAFVQRAAMEVKLNKEAYQYALIAVTASVCMTLIPAVLATRATIVSHKQTMARKNKLSFVHKMFLDVVLLAVSIYLLQSFNRRMNDLVALGLDSMDMKVDPLLFVVPALFIFAMGLFLLRIYPWVIQLFYFIGRKWWPPYLYSTLLQVGRSTTQYQFIMLFIIMTLATGLFSASAARTMNKNIEEKIRYKNGADIVLQTKWDNDAPPPQSGSSGFPGEASSNASQPVAKKRVQYTEPPFLPFTQLAGVESAARVFNKKDAYFALGKETKKIALMGIDTDEFGQTAWLRDHLLDHHFYEYLNLLAGDSKAVLISKSIAEETGAKVGDVVHVGWSDIEGATCVVYGIIDYWPSWNPNPILTAGTKTGSSSDSTKQSKVDAPKLVIGHLSFIQNNMAVEPYDVWLKLKPGMTSQALYEELELKHIPLSSLIDTKQMLVLSKNDPFQLAVNGVMTLGFLIAIGISFIGFLLYWVLSLSGRILQFGVLRAMGISFAQLIGMLVAEQLLTSGAAVLIGMITGNTASRLFVPLFQLTFDSSSQVPPFQVSFDPNDQLHLYVIVTVMIGMGLLLLGTMLSRIKIHQAVKLGED from the coding sequence ATGGCTTTATTTCTGATGATTCTCCGTAAAATGGTCAAAAACCGCTGGCTAGAGCTGAGTTTATTGGCAGGGCTAATTATATCGGTCGCACTTGCTAGCTCTATGCCCATTTATACTCACGCCATTTTACAGCGTATGCTGATCAAAGATTTGGAAGTTTTACAGACCAACACGCAGCAATATCCTGGGCATGCCTATAATTCTGCCTACTTAATGGGAGAAAGCGGTGATCGTCTTTTAGCGGAAACGGATGCCTATATGGCAGAACAAAGCCAGCAATTTGGCTTGCCAATTCTCCTATCTACCAAGACGCGCAGCACAGTAAATTTCGAGCTTAAACCAAGCGATCCAAGCAAAGTAGACCCTAAAGTGAACCGTTCAGCTGAATTAACAGCGATGTCAGAGTTGGAGAAACATATTCGCATTGTTGACGGTGTCATGCCTTCTACGGAACCTGTGGATGGTGTATATGAAGCTTGGGTATTCCCTGAACTGCTGACGCAATTAAAAATCGTACTGGGCAATGAATTAACCATAGTTGACAAAGATTTGAAACAAAATATTCGAATAAAGCCGGTGGCTGTTATCGATCGTACCGATTATGCCGATCTGTATTGGACGAATAATATGGGTGACTTACGTTCAAGATTTTTCATTCCCTTTGCCTTATTTGAGAAGGATTTCACGAAAAACAAAATGTTTCCCAACACATTTTCCTATTGGGATTACATTCTCGATTATCACCAATTGAAGCTGGAAGGACTTGAAGCCTACACCAGCACTCATGAAAGGCTATCAAGCTATTTAAGCAATCATTTCAACACGTTTACGGTCAAAAATCCAGCAATTACCACATTGAAATTGTATGGTGAGAAAGAGAAGAAACTCAGAATTATGCTGTGGTCGCTTAATGTGCCCATTAGCATTTTATTGGCCTTCTATCTATTCATGGTTGCCAATTTGATTACAGAACGACAGAAAACAGAGATTGCCGTGCTGCGCAGCAGAGGAGCAAGCCGGACTCAAATTCTGCTAGGTTATGTGCTGGAAGGTATTTTTTTAGGGGGAGTTGCCCTTCTAGTTGGTCCGCTAATTGGCCTGCAATTAACGAAGATTTTGGGTGCATCGAATGGATTCCTAGCGTTCGTCCAGCGCGCAGCGATGGAGGTCAAGCTGAATAAGGAGGCTTATCAGTACGCTTTAATTGCCGTAACCGCATCGGTTTGTATGACTCTTATTCCCGCTGTACTCGCCACTCGCGCTACAATTGTAAGCCATAAACAAACCATGGCGAGGAAAAACAAGCTCTCATTTGTACATAAAATGTTTCTCGATGTTGTCTTATTGGCAGTGTCTATCTATTTACTACAAAGCTTTAACCGACGGATGAATGATCTGGTAGCCTTAGGTCTGGACTCAATGGACATGAAAGTAGATCCACTCCTTTTCGTAGTCCCGGCTTTATTCATATTCGCCATGGGTCTTTTCCTGCTTCGGATATACCCGTGGGTGATTCAGTTATTCTATTTCATCGGCCGAAAATGGTGGCCCCCCTATTTGTATTCAACGCTGCTCCAAGTTGGCAGATCAACCACCCAATATCAGTTCATTATGCTGTTTATCATCATGACACTGGCAACAGGGTTATTTAGTGCCAGCGCAGCTAGGACGATGAACAAAAATATTGAAGAGAAGATCCGTTATAAGAATGGTGCGGATATTGTTCTGCAAACCAAATGGGACAATGATGCACCGCCTCCACAGTCAGGATCTTCAGGCTTTCCAGGGGAAGCGAGTTCTAATGCTAGTCAACCAGTTGCTAAGAAGCGGGTCCAATATACGGAGCCTCCATTCTTGCCCTTCACACAGCTGGCAGGTGTGGAATCAGCGGCTCGAGTGTTTAATAAGAAAGATGCTTATTTCGCACTTGGCAAAGAAACGAAAAAAATTGCGTTAATGGGCATTGATACCGATGAATTTGGTCAAACGGCTTGGCTCCGCGATCATTTGCTCGATCATCACTTTTATGAGTATTTAAACCTATTGGCAGGTGATTCCAAAGCGGTGCTTATTTCCAAATCAATTGCTGAGGAAACCGGAGCCAAAGTGGGCGATGTGGTACATGTAGGATGGAGTGATATAGAGGGAGCCACTTGTGTTGTGTATGGAATTATTGATTACTGGCCGAGCTGGAATCCCAATCCGATCTTAACCGCTGGAACCAAAACAGGGAGCAGCTCTGACTCGACGAAGCAAAGTAAAGTGGATGCACCGAAATTAGTTATTGGGCATCTCTCTTTCATTCAAAATAATATGGCTGTAGAGCCGTATGATGTTTGGCTAAAGCTAAAACCGGGTATGACGAGTCAAGCTTTGTATGAGGAGCTAGAGCTTAAACATATACCGCTCTCAAGTTTAATAGATACGAAGCAAATGCTGGTTCTCTCCAAGAATGATCCGTTCCAATTGGCTGTGAATGGTGTTATGACGCTTGGCTTCCTGATTGCTATTGGCATAAGCTTCATTGGGTTTCTCCTGTACTGGGTGCTTTCTTTGTCCGGGCGGATCTTACAATTCGGTGTGCTTCGGGCGATGGGGATCTCTTTTGCGCAGCTAATCGGAATGCTAGTGGCTGAACAATTATTAACTTCTGGAGCAGCGGTTCTAATTGGCATGATTACGGGGAATACGGCTAGCCGATTATTTGTTCCTTTATTCCAATTAACGTTCGATTCTTCCAGTCAAGTGCCGCCTTTTCAAGTGAGTTTTGATCCCAATGATCAGCTGCATTTGTATGTCATTGTTACTGTGATGATAGGGATGGGACTACTACTACTCGGCACGATGCTGTCCAGAATTAAGATTCATCAAGCCGTTAAGCTTGGGGAGGATTAA
- a CDS encoding YunC family protein: MMRVEPILLEGHTAIAIEVKLPKTTLLVVTTDKGYIMCGALDVALLNERLRDRNIVAARATGVRTIEELLEAPLESVTHTAEDLGIVAGMTGREAILKMM; this comes from the coding sequence ATGATGCGCGTAGAACCCATTCTCCTTGAAGGACATACAGCAATCGCTATAGAAGTGAAACTGCCGAAAACAACGCTGCTGGTAGTGACAACGGATAAAGGTTACATTATGTGTGGCGCTCTCGATGTTGCGCTGCTCAATGAACGCTTGAGGGACAGGAATATTGTAGCTGCACGGGCAACGGGGGTTCGCACAATTGAGGAACTTCTGGAAGCGCCGCTTGAATCGGTGACACACACCGCAGAAGATTTGGGCATTGTTGCTGGGATGACGGGAAGGGAAGCTATTTTGAAAATGATGTAA
- a CDS encoding ABC transporter ATP-binding protein, with protein sequence MVQAIGVTRVFGKGPGAVHALRGAHLSIPRGRLVALRGRSGSGKTTLLNILGALDHPSEGAVYLEGMEISRLSEARRNEVRRKQIGLIFQSFALVPYMSAYENVEFGLRISGIHPNQFKSLAEEALDFVGLKPRMKHRPYELSGGEQQRVAIARAIAHKPKLILADEPTAELDSRMGLQVLKLFKDLVQEGMTIILTTHDLAIMEIVDEVYALEDGTIVDEG encoded by the coding sequence ATGGTGCAAGCAATTGGCGTTACACGTGTTTTTGGGAAAGGACCTGGAGCCGTTCACGCTTTGCGGGGAGCTCATTTATCTATTCCCAGAGGCAGATTAGTCGCTTTGCGCGGGAGATCCGGATCCGGTAAAACAACGCTGCTTAATATTTTGGGGGCGCTCGACCATCCGTCGGAAGGTGCCGTTTATTTAGAAGGCATGGAGATTAGCCGTCTATCCGAGGCGAGGCGCAATGAAGTCAGACGGAAGCAAATCGGTCTTATTTTCCAATCTTTTGCCTTGGTGCCGTATATGTCAGCCTACGAGAATGTGGAGTTTGGATTGCGTATTTCGGGTATTCACCCCAATCAATTTAAGAGTTTGGCAGAAGAGGCACTAGATTTCGTCGGATTGAAGCCGAGAATGAAGCATCGTCCCTACGAACTTTCCGGAGGAGAGCAGCAGAGGGTTGCGATTGCCAGGGCCATTGCGCACAAGCCAAAGTTGATTTTGGCAGATGAGCCTACCGCTGAGTTAGATAGCAGAATGGGTCTCCAGGTGCTTAAACTGTTCAAAGATTTGGTGCAAGAAGGAATGACAATTATTTTGACAACGCATGATCTCGCTATTATGGAAATTGTAGATGAAGTGTATGCATTGGAGGATGGTACCATTGTCGATGAAGGTTAA
- a CDS encoding amino acid ABC transporter ATP-binding protein encodes MIEVRNLKKSFGDNVVLRDISADIQNQEVLVVIGPSGSGKSTFLRCLNLLEQPDSGSILIEGKSIMDPMNKINEIRMELGMVFQRFHLFPHMKVIDNIMLAPLQVRKWPEDKARKKALELLDKVGLADKANAFPDSLSGGQAQRVAIARALAMEPKIMLFDEPTSALDPEMVGEVLAVMKQLAKEGMTMVVVTHEMGFAREVGDRVMFMEQGVIVEVGKPEQIFENATQERTKSFLSKVL; translated from the coding sequence ATGATCGAAGTTAGAAATCTTAAAAAATCGTTCGGGGACAATGTCGTCCTGCGAGATATTAGTGCAGATATTCAGAACCAAGAGGTTCTTGTTGTGATAGGACCTTCCGGGTCAGGGAAATCGACATTTCTACGTTGTTTGAACTTGTTAGAACAGCCGGATAGCGGCAGTATCTTGATTGAAGGTAAATCGATTATGGATCCGATGAATAAGATCAATGAGATCCGTATGGAACTCGGAATGGTCTTCCAACGGTTTCATTTGTTCCCGCATATGAAAGTCATTGATAATATCATGCTAGCGCCTCTTCAAGTGAGAAAATGGCCGGAAGATAAAGCGCGTAAGAAAGCGCTGGAGCTACTTGATAAGGTAGGGCTGGCGGATAAAGCCAATGCCTTTCCAGACTCGCTTTCGGGCGGTCAGGCGCAGCGTGTTGCTATTGCACGGGCGCTCGCTATGGAGCCGAAGATTATGCTGTTCGATGAGCCTACATCAGCTCTTGATCCTGAAATGGTTGGAGAAGTGCTTGCTGTCATGAAGCAACTGGCCAAAGAAGGGATGACCATGGTTGTCGTCACACATGAAATGGGCTTCGCTCGCGAGGTCGGCGATCGTGTTATGTTTATGGAACAAGGCGTTATTGTCGAAGTAGGAAAGCCCGAGCAAATTTTTGAAAATGCCACGCAAGAACGTACGAAATCATTTTTGTCTAAAGTACTCTAG